The window TGCCGTCCGTGCGCATGTCGCCGTCGTGCTCCAGCATCCGCCGCCGGATGTCGCGCTGCGCCGCGGGATCGTCCGCCACCATCAGCTCCGGATCGCCCACGGAGAGGATCCCCGTGCGCCCGTAGCTCCCGCTGTAGATCGACCCCACGTTGTGCTTCCACACCAGCAGCACGACGAAGTTGAAGGCCAGCGACATCGCCAGCGCCACGTCCAGCGCCTGCACGCCCGCCGACAGGCCGATGGCGATCACCAGGAAGATGTAGACGGCGTCGCGCGGGTCCTTGAGCGTGTTGCGGAAGCGCACCGCCGCCACGATCCCGGCCAGCGAGAAGGCCAGCGCCAGTGAATTCTTGACCACGAGCGCAATCCCCGCCACCACGATCGGCAGGATGATGACGGATGAAACGAGCGCCGGATCGTAGCGGAAGCGCTTGGTGAACATGTACACCCACGCCACCGGAATCACCAGCGACAGCGCACCCGCGATCACCAGCAGCGTGGTGAGCGCGCGGTGCAGCGCCTCGCCCAGCGACAGCCGCGCGCCGTAGTCGCCCAGCGTGGGCGCGCGGGTCAGCAGCTCCGACCCGCTCCCCCCCCTGCCCAGGTCTGGAAGCACCACCGGCGAGATGAAGGCGTCGCGCACCATCGGCACCCAGTACACCAGCGCGCCCATGATGCCGATGAGCAGCACGTAGTACGCGATCAGCCGCAGAAAGGGCGCTCTCCGGGACTCGGCCATGCGCTCGAGCAACCCGCCGCGGGGGGCGGGCCGCGTCTCGCGGATCCGCGGCGGCGGCGTGCTCTCGGTGCGGCGCGCCGGCTCGCCCTGCACCGGCTCCGAAGGCGCCAGGAGCGTCTCCGATCCGTCGCCCGGCGCGGAATGGTTGCGGTTGTTCTTGGCGGCCATGATGCCTGGTGGTGGGAGCAACGCGCCCCGTGTGAAAATTCCGTCTTTGCCGCAAAATTGCTGTGCCAACGGCCGAACCGCAATCTGCTGTCCCTAGCCCTTTGCCGGACCCGTCGGCGGGCCCTTGGATCCGCGCCTCGTCTCGTAGCGGCGCCCGCGCACCCGCTTCTCCGCGGCCCCGGGCTCCGTCGGCGCTTCCTGGGCCTCCTCCCCCAGCTCGGGGGCGTAGCGCGGCAGGCGAATGGTGAACACGCTTCCGCCGTCCGTGCCCGCCTCCAGCGTCACCTCACCCTCCAGCAGCCCGGCGAGCTGCTGCGTGACCGCCAGCCCCAGCCCCGTCCCGCCGACGCGCCCATCCGTCTGGTCCACCTGCCAGAACGCCTCGAACACGTGCTCCTCGTGCTCGGGGGCGATGCCGATCCCCGTGTCCGCCACGCGCAGCAGCACCGCGCGGTCGGTGGCCTCCAGCTCCATCCGCACCTCGCCAGCCTCGGTGAACTTCACCGCGTTAGCGGCGAGGTTCAGGATGATCTGGCGCAGCTTCCCCACGTCGGTGCGAAAGGGGATCGGCCCCTCGGGGATCGCCAGGACGAAGCTCAGCTCCTTGGCGGCCGCGAGCGGCTCCACCACCGCCGACGCATCCCGCACCAGCGCGGCGAGATCCACCTCGTGGATGCGCAGCTC is drawn from Longimicrobium sp. and contains these coding sequences:
- a CDS encoding DUF4956 domain-containing protein, whose amino-acid sequence is MAAKNNRNHSAPGDGSETLLAPSEPVQGEPARRTESTPPPRIRETRPAPRGGLLERMAESRRAPFLRLIAYYVLLIGIMGALVYWVPMVRDAFISPVVLPDLGRGGSGSELLTRAPTLGDYGARLSLGEALHRALTTLLVIAGALSLVIPVAWVYMFTKRFRYDPALVSSVIILPIVVAGIALVVKNSLALAFSLAGIVAAVRFRNTLKDPRDAVYIFLVIAIGLSAGVQALDVALAMSLAFNFVVLLVWKHNVGSIYSGSYGRTGILSVGDPELMVADDPAAQRDIRRRMLEHDGDMRTDGILLVHSGAPDLARLTVQEALGDTASDWRLVNVRREPERPAVLEYLVRLKTEITPAELVGALDERWSAQVSAAEYVPFRTRKKKRKKG